A window from Fragaria vesca subsp. vesca linkage group LG5, FraVesHawaii_1.0, whole genome shotgun sequence encodes these proteins:
- the LOC101301294 gene encoding mediator of RNA polymerase II transcription subunit 32-like isoform 2: MDNIVDSLNNAYQEFVVAAANVLEAKETSGGQKTTATDTALESFKQKWELFRVTCDQAEEFVESVKQRIGSECLVDEATGPVVGKSGQTTTTGLPPISAVRLEQMSKAVRWLVIELQHGSGTASGSAHSHQSAPFDARFSEDSAP, from the coding sequence CTCTAAACAATGCATACCAAGAGTTTGTTGTTGCAGCAGCTAATGTGCTCGAAGCCAAGGAAACTTCTGGGGGCCAAAAAACAACCGCCACAGACACTGCTCTAGAGAGCTTTAAGCAGAAGTGGGAACTTTTCAGAGTGACTTGTGATCAAGCAGAGGAGTTTGTGGAGTCTGTGAAGCAAAGGATTGGCTCAGAGTGTCTGGTGGATGAGGCAACCGGCCCTGTGGTAGGGAAGTCTGGGCAGACTACCACAACTGGTCTCCCACCCATCAGTGCAGTTCGATTGGAACAGATGAGTAAAGCTGTTCGATGGCTTGTGATAGAACTTCAACATGGTTCTGGTACAGCCTCTGGTTCAGCACATTCTCATCAATCAGCTCCTTTTGATGCTAGATTCTCTGAAGATTCAGCTCCATAG